One genomic region from Geotrypetes seraphini chromosome 13, aGeoSer1.1, whole genome shotgun sequence encodes:
- the MED20 gene encoding mediator of RNA polymerase II transcription subunit 20 isoform X1, with protein sequence MGVTCVSQMPVAEGKSVQQTVEMLTRKLELLGAEKQGTFCVDCETYHTAASTMGNPAQPGKLMYVMHSSEYPLSCFALFENGPCLITDTNFDVLMMKLKGFFQNAKANKIESRGTRYQFCDFLVKIGTVTMGPSARGISVEVEYCPCVVANDCWNLMMEFMQSFMGSHTPGIPSVFGSKHDSVYSPADTMIQYMELLNKIRKQQQVPSTGMR encoded by the exons ATGGGGGTCACGTG TGTATCCCAGATGCCAGTAGCAGAAGGGAAGAGTGTTCagcaaacagtggagatgttGACTCGGAAACTGGAATTGCTTGGGGCTGAAAAACAGGGCACCTTCTGTGTGGATTGTGAGACTTACCACACTGCTGCCAGCACTATGGGAAATCCAG CGCAGCCTGGGAAGCTGATGTATGTGATGCACAGCTCTGAGTACCCGCTCAGCTGCTTTGCTCTCTTTGAGAATGGTCCCTGCCTCATCACCGATACCAACTTTGATGTCCTGATGATGAAACTGAAAGGCTTTTTCCAGAATGCCAAGGCTAATAAGATTGAGAGTCGTGGAACGCGCTACCAGTTTTGTGACTTCCTCGTCAAAATTGGCACAGTAACCATGGGACCTAGTGCCCGCGGAATATCAGTAGAG GTTGAATATTGTCCCTGTGTTGTGGCTAATGACTGCTGGAACCTGATGATGGAGTTCATGCAAAGCTTCATGGGTAGTCACACGCCTGGAATCCCATCTGTATTTGGGTCCAAACATGATAGTGTATACAGCCCAGCTGACACCATGATCCAATACATGGAATTGCTGAATAAGATTCGCAAGCAGCAGCAAGTGCCAAGCACTGGAATGAGATGA
- the MED20 gene encoding mediator of RNA polymerase II transcription subunit 20 isoform X2: MYVMHSSEYPLSCFALFENGPCLITDTNFDVLMMKLKGFFQNAKANKIESRGTRYQFCDFLVKIGTVTMGPSARGISVEVEYCPCVVANDCWNLMMEFMQSFMGSHTPGIPSVFGSKHDSVYSPADTMIQYMELLNKIRKQQQVPSTGMR; this comes from the exons ATGTATGTGATGCACAGCTCTGAGTACCCGCTCAGCTGCTTTGCTCTCTTTGAGAATGGTCCCTGCCTCATCACCGATACCAACTTTGATGTCCTGATGATGAAACTGAAAGGCTTTTTCCAGAATGCCAAGGCTAATAAGATTGAGAGTCGTGGAACGCGCTACCAGTTTTGTGACTTCCTCGTCAAAATTGGCACAGTAACCATGGGACCTAGTGCCCGCGGAATATCAGTAGAG GTTGAATATTGTCCCTGTGTTGTGGCTAATGACTGCTGGAACCTGATGATGGAGTTCATGCAAAGCTTCATGGGTAGTCACACGCCTGGAATCCCATCTGTATTTGGGTCCAAACATGATAGTGTATACAGCCCAGCTGACACCATGATCCAATACATGGAATTGCTGAATAAGATTCGCAAGCAGCAGCAAGTGCCAAGCACTGGAATGAGATGA
- the BYSL gene encoding bystin has product MPKGRRERGAPPRPPPLAEHILQADAPRPSARSKRRGGPGPEDGGGGYVDERLSRRILEQARLQQEELEAEHGAGGTGPRGSGLASLPSDSEDEEGPAPEDDEAEALPVTAEDEEALETFMNKNPPARRTLADFIMEKITEKQSEVETAMSDVSGRPMPQLDPRVLEVYKGVKEVLSKYRSGKLPKAFKIVPALSNWEQILYITEPETWTAAALYQATRIFSSNLKERMAQRFYNLVLLPRVRDDIAEYKRLNFHLYMALKKALFKPGAWFKGILIPLCESGTCTLREAIIVGSIVTKCSIPVLHASAAMLKIAELEYNGANSIFLRLLIDKKYALPFRVVDALVFHFLAFRTDSRVLPVLWHQCLLTFAQRYKEDLSSEQKEALLQLLRVHSHPQISAEVRRELLNSSCRDAEVAQPVLME; this is encoded by the exons ATGCCCAAGGGCCGTCGGGAACGGGGGGCGCCGCCGCGGCCGCCCCCCCTGGCCGAGCACATCCTGCAGGCCGACGCCCCGAGGCCCAGCGCCCGCAGCAAGCGAAGGGGCGGCCCCGGGCCGGAGGATGGCGGCGGCGGTTACGTGGACGAGAGGCTGTCGCGGAGGATCCTGGAACAGGCCCGGCTGCAGCAGGAGGAGCTGGAGGCCGAGCACGGGGCGGGCGGGACTGGACCCCGGGGCTCCGGCCTCGCCTCGCTGCCCTCGGACTCGGAGGACGAGGAGGGGCCGGCGCCGGAGGACGACGAGGCGGAGGCGCTGCCGGTGACGGCGGAGGACGAGGAGGCGCTGGAGACGTTCATGAACAAGAACCCCCCCGCCAG GCGCACTCTGGCCGATTTTATTATGGAGAAGATCACGGAAAAACAGTCAGAAGTGGAGACAGCCATGTCGGATGTTTCTGGCAGACCCATGCCTCAGCTGGATCCCCGGGTTCTTGAAGTCTACAAGGGAGTGAAAGAA GTACTTTCAAAATACCGAAGTGGAAAACTGCCAAAAGCTTTTAAAATTGTCCCTGCACTATCCAACTGGGAACAGATTTTATATATTACGGAGCCAGAGACTTGGACCGCAGCTGCACTGTACCAAGCAACCCG GATTTTTTCCTCTAACCTAAAAGAGAGGATGGCCCAAAGGTTTTATAACCTGGTGCTTCTGCCTCGTGTGCGAGATGATATTGCAGAATACAAGCGCCTCAACTTTCATCTCTACATGGCTTTGAAGAAGGCTTTATTCAAGCCTGGTGCCTGGTTCAAAG GAATCTTGATCCCTCTCTGTGAATCGGGAACATGTACCCTTAGGGAGGCCATCATTGTGGGCAGCATCGTTACAAAGTGTTCCATCCCAGTGCTTCACGCCAG TGCTGCCATGCTGAAGATTGCAGAGCTGGAGTATAATGGAGCTAACAGCATCTTCCTGCGGCTCCTGATTGATAAGAAATATGCGTTGCCCTTCCGGGTGGTGGATGCCCTCGTGTTCCATTTCTTGGCTTTTCGTACAGACAGTCGGGTGCTGCCTGTTCTGTGGCACCAGTGCCTCCTCACCTTTGCCCAGCGTTATAAGGAGGATCTGTCTTCTGAACAAAAAGAGGCTCTGCTACAACTGTTGCGGGTTCACTCCCATCCCCAGATCTCAGCCGAGGTGCGACGGGAGTTGTTGAACTCCAGCTGTCGAGATGCTGAGGTCGCACAGCCGGTGCTAATGGAGTAA